From the genome of Caldivirga sp., one region includes:
- a CDS encoding nucleotidyltransferase domain-containing protein yields the protein MYGCSQTCVNIANRLKGLVLRKYQGMFELVLLFGSLVYGRYTPLSDIDIGVEFTNDEAFNALPSFISDVALELNLPEDRIDVVPLNADDLPIGLMYDAVVRGLPIYVRDWGKYVYEKVKVFSEYADFQVFLRTKGIKDLYLKSLRRILYEQDKRLSSPH from the coding sequence ATGTATGGGTGCAGCCAAACATGCGTTAACATAGCTAATAGGCTTAAAGGCCTTGTCCTCCGTAAGTATCAAGGAATGTTCGAATTAGTTCTATTATTTGGTTCATTGGTTTATGGTAGGTACACGCCATTAAGCGATATTGATATTGGCGTTGAGTTCACTAATGATGAAGCGTTTAATGCCCTGCCAAGCTTCATCAGTGATGTAGCGCTTGAACTTAATCTTCCTGAGGATAGGATAGACGTTGTTCCGCTCAATGCTGATGATTTACCCATTGGCCTTATGTACGATGCGGTGGTAAGGGGTTTACCGATATATGTTAGGGATTGGGGGAAGTATGTTTATGAGAAGGTTAAGGTCTTTAGCGAGTACGCGGACTTTCAGGTGTTTCTTAGGACCAAAGGCATTAAGGACCTATACCTCAAGTCATTGAGGAGGATTTTATATGAGCAGGATAAGCGACTTAGTAGCCCTCATTAA
- the cyoE gene encoding heme o synthase codes for MNEYLKLMKPHVIWLLVLSALVGYIAAAGPSVNSIKLIELTLVGFLSTGGSAAFNMYYERDIDSLMTRTMKRPIPSGKVTPLNALTFSIAVSLSGFTLSYIWLGPWVTLMITLGWFFYAVLYTIMLKRRTWLNIVIGGFAGNAALLSGWLMAKPIELEAILLSMVIYVWIPAHIWSLAYYARDDYRRVNVPMLPTVIGEKASVRIISILNLASIIYMLALYQLYMAKPIGYILVIPATLAGIIVTIRALIKPSNESFRTMFKATSPILLLFLLAVIVSRV; via the coding sequence ATTAATGAGTACTTAAAGTTAATGAAACCCCACGTAATATGGCTACTTGTCCTCTCAGCGTTAGTTGGGTACATTGCCGCAGCGGGTCCTTCAGTGAACTCAATTAAGTTAATTGAATTAACGCTAGTGGGTTTCCTATCAACAGGTGGTTCAGCAGCCTTCAACATGTATTATGAGAGGGATATTGATAGCTTAATGACTAGGACGATGAAGCGTCCAATACCCAGCGGCAAAGTAACCCCACTCAATGCGTTAACCTTCTCAATCGCCGTGAGTCTCAGCGGCTTCACGTTATCCTACATTTGGCTTGGACCATGGGTAACCCTAATGATTACCCTAGGCTGGTTCTTCTACGCAGTACTATACACCATAATGCTTAAGAGGAGGACGTGGTTAAACATAGTGATTGGTGGTTTCGCAGGGAATGCAGCCTTACTCTCAGGGTGGCTTATGGCTAAGCCAATTGAATTAGAAGCCATCCTACTATCAATGGTAATATACGTTTGGATCCCAGCCCACATTTGGTCACTGGCCTACTACGCAAGGGATGATTACAGGAGGGTTAATGTACCCATGCTTCCCACCGTGATTGGTGAAAAGGCAAGCGTGAGAATTATATCAATACTTAACTTAGCCTCAATAATCTACATGCTGGCCCTCTACCAATTATACATGGCTAAGCCAATAGGCTACATCCTAGTCATACCAGCCACACTAGCGGGAATAATAGTGACGATCAGGGCCCTTATTAAGCCAAGTAATGAATCCTTCAGGACAATGTTTAAGGCGACAAGCCCAATCCTACTGCTATTCCTATTAGCCGTAATAGTATCTAGAGTTTAA
- a CDS encoding HepT-like ribonuclease domain-containing protein — MSRISDLVALIKRNIETVDNLVKSHGVDYVINDYVLLNAVLHMLQVSIQSLIDIGSIILSQSAYKVPSTYSEIPKLLVEIGALGNDDAELFRRMISFRNIVVNQYSTVSLELVRRMIKDSLHLDILRIAEGLYEFSLSKGIDY, encoded by the coding sequence ATGAGCAGGATAAGCGACTTAGTAGCCCTCATTAAGCGTAATATTGAAACTGTGGATAACTTAGTTAAGAGCCATGGTGTTGATTATGTTATTAATGATTATGTTCTCTTAAATGCCGTACTGCACATGCTTCAGGTTAGTATTCAATCACTGATTGATATAGGCTCAATAATATTAAGCCAATCCGCATATAAAGTCCCCTCCACCTATTCAGAGATTCCTAAACTCCTCGTTGAGATTGGAGCCTTGGGCAATGATGATGCCGAGTTATTCCGGCGAATGATAAGTTTCAGAAACATTGTGGTTAACCAATACTCCACGGTGTCCCTAGAATTGGTGCGGCGGATGATTAAGGATTCATTACACCTGGATATACTAAGAATTGCTGAAGGGCTATATGAATTTTCTCTGAGTAAAGGAATTGATTATTAA
- a CDS encoding aminotransferase class I/II-fold pyridoxal phosphate-dependent enzyme, whose translation MKYHGGLAKRGELDFSSNINPLAPPGFITGLIKECEYSTYPDYTYADLRGAVARFNGVSEDEVTPVNGASEGLYASLMVARLLGKRRCLIISPNYGDLEFEEYCRLIGLKVNHHIMPHSDSSYLLGDVKAQDDDVILLSNPSNPTGTLHSRGELINLVNDAGLVIVDEAYINLSVDPSMSLIGSRYSNLIVVRSLTKEIGLPGLRIGYVYTPNTQVMGLMRAVLPSWNVNSCADKVAREVYGKYSGEYSSFLEESRMAVSRLRGILVNGLVELGFRVYESAVNFVLAEAPIEASKLYEALLNKGIVVRMPKGFVGLGGKHVRIAVRGVNDEERLIEEIKRILNGA comes from the coding sequence GTGAAGTATCACGGTGGGTTAGCTAAACGTGGTGAATTAGACTTCAGCTCCAACATTAACCCCCTTGCACCCCCAGGCTTCATTACTGGGTTGATTAAGGAGTGCGAGTACTCAACATACCCTGACTACACCTACGCTGACTTAAGGGGGGCCGTGGCTAGGTTTAATGGAGTGAGTGAGGATGAGGTCACTCCGGTTAACGGTGCCTCTGAGGGGCTTTACGCATCACTAATGGTTGCTAGGCTACTTGGTAAGAGAAGGTGCCTAATTATCTCACCAAACTACGGTGACCTTGAGTTTGAGGAGTACTGCAGGTTAATTGGGCTTAAGGTTAACCACCACATAATGCCCCACAGTGACTCATCCTACCTGCTTGGGGATGTTAAGGCGCAGGATGATGACGTCATCCTCCTAAGTAATCCAAGTAACCCAACGGGCACCCTGCACAGTAGGGGGGAGTTAATTAACCTAGTTAATGATGCTGGTTTAGTAATAGTGGATGAGGCCTACATTAACTTATCCGTGGACCCATCAATGAGCCTAATTGGCAGCAGGTACAGTAACCTGATTGTGGTAAGGTCCTTAACTAAGGAGATTGGGCTACCTGGGTTAAGGATAGGCTACGTCTACACTCCTAATACTCAAGTAATGGGGTTAATGAGGGCTGTGTTACCCTCATGGAACGTTAACAGCTGCGCAGATAAGGTTGCTAGGGAGGTTTACGGTAAGTATAGTGGAGAATACTCCTCATTCCTTGAGGAGTCGAGGATGGCGGTGAGTAGGCTGAGGGGGATTCTGGTTAATGGGCTTGTTGAATTAGGGTTCAGGGTTTATGAATCCGCAGTCAACTTCGTACTGGCTGAGGCACCCATTGAGGCTAGTAAGCTTTACGAAGCCCTACTCAATAAAGGGATAGTGGTGAGGATGCCTAAGGGCTTTGTGGGGCTTGGAGGCAAACACGTTAGAATAGCTGTAAGGGGGGTTAATGATGAGGAGAGGCTTATTGAGGAGATTAAGAGAATCCTTAATGGGGCTTAG
- a CDS encoding V-type ATPase subunit has translation MWVVRNPYIGPRVRGVKARLISMDQLRNMVFSTSVDDFLSLLAQTSYREVADKITRDTPPEVASELIQGLVVNELWSMVSTMPTGIRDALRIYLLKYEIDNIKAIVRLMLSGQFSREKAEKIIKWYFEDAMGRRFIVVDLLNASNVDELASRLAALRHQSYEYLLKAIDMARNNPGFDEVIFETMLDRSWLEPLLKAVEPMPQVSDFMVDFFNINIALRSKLWNLPVQVSRSLMIPSGIGVELEKRLQEDAPRILEYLAGDPIVSRILSSGFNELSDVVRYLHVSYFTAYRRFASSVFNMGTEFSPASALAMVHLRDLEAQVLSSIYNVVWSNAPRGIRERMYLLLIS, from the coding sequence ATGTGGGTTGTAAGGAATCCCTACATTGGACCTAGGGTGAGGGGTGTTAAGGCTAGGTTGATTTCAATGGATCAATTAAGGAACATGGTGTTCTCAACCAGTGTTGATGATTTTCTATCCCTCCTTGCCCAAACATCCTACAGGGAGGTTGCCGATAAGATAACGAGGGATACACCACCTGAAGTAGCCTCCGAGTTAATACAGGGATTGGTGGTTAATGAACTATGGAGTATGGTGTCCACAATGCCCACCGGCATTAGGGATGCCTTGAGGATTTATTTACTTAAGTATGAGATAGATAACATTAAGGCCATAGTTAGGTTAATGCTGTCCGGCCAATTCAGCCGTGAGAAGGCTGAGAAGATTATTAAGTGGTATTTCGAGGATGCAATGGGCCGGAGATTCATAGTGGTGGATTTACTGAATGCAAGTAATGTGGATGAGTTGGCCAGTCGTTTAGCCGCCTTGAGGCATCAGTCTTATGAGTATCTACTTAAGGCGATAGACATGGCTAGGAACAATCCAGGCTTTGATGAGGTTATCTTTGAAACAATGCTGGATAGGTCCTGGCTTGAGCCCCTCCTAAAGGCTGTTGAGCCAATGCCGCAGGTATCCGACTTCATGGTTGACTTCTTCAACATTAACATTGCCTTAAGGAGTAAGCTCTGGAACCTACCTGTACAAGTGAGTAGATCCTTAATGATACCGAGTGGTATTGGGGTTGAATTGGAGAAGAGGCTTCAGGAGGATGCGCCAAGGATACTTGAGTACCTTGCCGGTGACCCAATAGTATCACGCATATTGTCAAGTGGGTTCAATGAATTAAGCGACGTGGTTAGGTACCTTCACGTGTCTTACTTCACAGCCTACAGGAGGTTCGCCTCATCAGTGTTCAACATGGGCACCGAGTTCTCCCCAGCCTCAGCGTTAGCCATGGTTCACTTAAGGGACCTTGAGGCTCAAGTGCTGTCATCAATATATAACGTCGTGTGGAGTAATGCCCCAAGGGGCATTAGGGAAAGGATGTACCTACTGCTGATTTCGTAG
- a CDS encoding MoxR family ATPase has translation MQSDSKDLLGSLPTLSSLLRREPVSMETKVVKAIREKGVNNILKSLESSLRGLGEATLDVLSGLSVGRHVMIMGPVGVGKTTLAEEIAGILALDNPPYIEVACHSHMTATELTGDIDIAVALQAGLDHPLAYIPGPLVLSHGKVLIMDEINRLNPYSQASLLQVLQEHYVFIRGFRIRSDFLMIATSNPAEYSGVYELSEALADRMKVVEIQYPDKELLKAILEWKANLTLSHIGVKTPSMLTEVLTNFITLMNQDGIIEVSPSIRASIYALANTMAKAWIERREPALSDLKKEVLANMAHVVRGSFSSEGEKRDYIARKFDEAVTITTRTMRR, from the coding sequence ATGCAAAGTGATTCCAAGGACCTGCTAGGATCATTACCAACATTATCCAGTTTACTTAGACGTGAACCAGTAAGCATGGAGACTAAGGTGGTTAAGGCTATTAGGGAGAAGGGCGTTAATAATATACTTAAGTCACTTGAATCAAGCCTCAGGGGGCTTGGTGAGGCAACGCTTGACGTGTTAAGTGGTTTATCCGTGGGTAGGCACGTGATGATAATGGGCCCTGTGGGTGTTGGTAAGACAACCCTTGCGGAGGAGATAGCTGGTATACTTGCCTTAGATAATCCACCCTACATTGAGGTGGCTTGCCACAGCCACATGACGGCCACTGAGCTCACTGGGGATATTGACATAGCGGTTGCTCTTCAGGCAGGCCTAGACCACCCTCTAGCCTACATACCAGGCCCCCTGGTCCTCTCCCACGGTAAAGTTCTCATAATGGATGAGATAAATAGGCTTAACCCATATAGTCAAGCATCACTGCTTCAGGTTCTTCAAGAGCACTACGTCTTCATTAGGGGTTTTAGGATTAGGAGTGACTTCCTAATGATAGCTACATCAAACCCAGCTGAGTACTCTGGGGTGTATGAGCTTAGTGAGGCGTTGGCGGATAGGATGAAGGTTGTTGAGATTCAGTACCCTGATAAGGAACTGCTTAAGGCTATATTGGAGTGGAAGGCTAACTTAACCTTAAGCCACATTGGGGTTAAGACACCAAGCATGCTTACTGAGGTTTTAACAAACTTCATAACCTTAATGAACCAGGACGGTATAATTGAAGTCTCACCAAGCATAAGGGCTTCAATATACGCCCTAGCCAACACTATGGCTAAGGCATGGATAGAGAGGAGGGAGCCGGCATTAAGTGACCTTAAGAAGGAGGTATTAGCCAACATGGCTCACGTAGTTAGGGGAAGCTTCTCAAGCGAGGGGGAGAAGAGGGATTACATAGCGAGGAAGTTCGATGAGGCAGTAACCATAACCACGAGGACAATGAGGAGGTGA
- the folK gene encoding 2-amino-4-hydroxy-6-hydroxymethyldihydropteridine diphosphokinase encodes MNEGLFKISIRGLRVETIIGVKPSERAKPQQVVIDVDAWADLSEGAAKDSIECTVDYKVLKDELISYVSNVDFKLIETLADKVAKVCLQDHRIRMVRVKVEKPGALTGAEAASVEVVEERRSKLVDVYIAVGSNINPSGNVKEAIIKLRNEFGPLKVSTVYLTKPIPDNQPPYYNCVVWVKTALSPIIIKETLRSIEDELGRTRVGDKYAPRTIDLDLILYGNLIINGSGLRIPDPEINSRPFLTIPLFELNPDLVIPGLNKSIREIIKGVNGKDMKPLLEFTEELRKLAEG; translated from the coding sequence GTGAATGAGGGCTTGTTTAAGATAAGCATCAGGGGGCTTAGGGTAGAGACTATAATTGGTGTTAAACCCAGTGAAAGGGCTAAGCCTCAGCAAGTGGTTATTGATGTTGATGCTTGGGCTGACTTAAGTGAGGGGGCAGCTAAGGATTCCATTGAGTGCACTGTGGATTATAAGGTTCTTAAAGATGAGTTAATATCATACGTGAGTAACGTGGATTTCAAGCTCATTGAGACGCTTGCGGATAAGGTGGCTAAGGTTTGCCTACAGGATCATAGGATTAGGATGGTTAGGGTTAAGGTTGAGAAGCCAGGTGCCTTAACAGGCGCCGAGGCAGCCAGTGTTGAGGTTGTTGAGGAGAGGCGTAGTAAATTAGTTGACGTGTACATAGCCGTGGGCTCCAACATTAATCCCAGTGGTAACGTTAAGGAGGCGATTATTAAGTTAAGGAATGAATTCGGTCCACTAAAGGTATCCACTGTATACTTGACTAAACCAATACCAGATAATCAACCACCCTACTACAATTGCGTTGTGTGGGTTAAAACAGCCTTAAGCCCCATCATTATTAAGGAGACCCTAAGGAGTATAGAGGATGAGCTTGGGAGGACTAGGGTAGGTGATAAGTATGCGCCAAGAACCATAGACCTAGATCTAATACTCTACGGTAACCTAATCATTAATGGCAGTGGATTAAGGATACCTGACCCTGAAATAAACTCCAGGCCCTTCCTAACCATACCATTATTTGAATTAAACCCAGACCTAGTTATCCCTGGTTTAAATAAGTCGATTAGGGAAATAATAAAGGGGGTTAATGGTAAAGACATGAAGCCATTACTTGAGTTTACGGAGGAATTAAGGAAATTAGCTGAGGGCTGA
- a CDS encoding SDR family oxidoreductase, whose product MVDSIKGKTALVTGGSSRIGKVICSYLAREGVNVIIHYNSSMEEALRVKEEVEGLGVESWVIKADLSKPSGVDELINESFKQAGEVNFLINNASVFPKIGLSDLNINDLNWIMQVNAWAPLMLTLKFASMVNEGKVVNVLDSVIDGYNFERYAYYLSKVMLAAITRSLALRLAPRIIINAVAPGVILPPRDEGNIEAMINQVPLRKRGLPEDVGYAVIFLLKSSYVTGQVIYVDGGDHLKPRVVYGE is encoded by the coding sequence ATGGTGGATTCAATTAAGGGTAAGACAGCCCTAGTTACTGGTGGTTCAAGTAGGATAGGTAAGGTAATATGCAGTTACTTGGCTAGGGAGGGGGTTAACGTCATCATTCACTACAACTCCTCGATGGAGGAGGCGCTAAGGGTTAAGGAGGAGGTTGAGGGCTTAGGTGTGGAGTCATGGGTCATTAAGGCGGATTTATCCAAGCCAAGTGGGGTTGATGAATTGATTAATGAGTCATTTAAGCAGGCTGGTGAGGTTAACTTTCTAATTAATAATGCGTCAGTGTTCCCGAAGATAGGGTTAAGTGACTTAAACATTAATGACCTTAACTGGATTATGCAGGTTAACGCCTGGGCCCCATTAATGCTCACCTTGAAGTTCGCAAGCATGGTTAATGAAGGTAAGGTTGTTAACGTACTGGATTCAGTGATTGATGGGTATAATTTCGAGAGGTACGCCTACTACCTAAGCAAGGTGATGCTGGCAGCCATAACAAGGTCACTTGCCCTGAGGCTTGCCCCAAGGATAATTATCAACGCGGTTGCCCCAGGGGTCATACTGCCTCCTAGAGATGAGGGTAATATAGAGGCTATGATTAACCAAGTCCCCTTAAGGAAACGTGGGCTCCCTGAGGACGTGGGTTACGCGGTTATATTCCTCCTTAAGAGTAGTTACGTAACCGGCCAGGTAATATACGTTGATGGTGGTGACCACCTTAAGCCAAGGGTGGTTTACGGTGAATGA
- a CDS encoding exosome complex RNA-binding protein Csl4, whose amino-acid sequence MQGTSISKALVTPGEELGVEEEYLPGDNAYVDSGYVKSMVLGIAEWDRLNHVVNVKPLKLSLIRPGQIVYGKVYYFPNDKVAMVRIFAVQQQDGVRRIQAETGILYVTYASEERLGTIYDAVGLGDLVKARVLSSKPPYHISLRGPLLGVVETKCPQCRAVIVPSSTTSKITCPVCGFVFRRKAAPS is encoded by the coding sequence ATGCAGGGTACTTCCATAAGTAAAGCCTTAGTCACGCCTGGTGAGGAGTTGGGTGTTGAGGAGGAGTATCTCCCCGGTGATAATGCTTACGTTGATTCAGGTTACGTTAAGTCAATGGTTCTTGGAATTGCTGAATGGGATAGGCTTAACCATGTGGTTAACGTTAAGCCACTTAAACTAAGCCTAATTAGACCTGGGCAGATAGTGTACGGTAAGGTCTACTACTTCCCAAACGATAAGGTCGCCATGGTTAGGATCTTCGCTGTTCAACAGCAGGATGGGGTCAGGAGGATTCAGGCTGAGACAGGGATACTTTACGTAACCTACGCCTCGGAGGAGAGGTTAGGCACAATATACGATGCCGTGGGTTTAGGGGACTTAGTTAAGGCGAGGGTTTTATCAAGTAAACCCCCATACCACATAAGTCTAAGAGGCCCATTACTTGGGGTTGTTGAAACCAAATGCCCCCAGTGTAGAGCAGTCATAGTGCCCTCATCAACAACCAGTAAGATAACCTGCCCAGTCTGCGGCTTCGTCTTTAGAAGGAAGGCGGCGCCATCATGA
- the cobS gene encoding adenosylcobinamide-GDP ribazoletransferase produces the protein MRRLRESLMGLRGLVSFLTIIPAGGSFEYAPRYFYLAPLIGLLEGLLSASPLLVNKPIGAALATALTYLINGFQHMDGFLDFGEALLTGRRGEDAVRILKDPHRGSFALTLGLINVILVYSSLLSMGKNALVTLPITEASAAYVMFITAYLGKPSEGGLGRVFVIEAKGRGGLALSTLVYAVIVVTVPLLYHWCIWTISITITVSALVSVLMALLTVRLSHSRLGFVNGDVLGFSFELSKVTLLVAYSTLGYLLSVNPLNKLLKPPWCH, from the coding sequence TTGAGGAGATTAAGAGAATCCTTAATGGGGCTTAGGGGGTTAGTTTCCTTCCTAACAATAATACCGGCTGGGGGAAGCTTCGAGTATGCACCCAGGTACTTCTACCTTGCCCCCTTAATCGGATTACTCGAGGGACTCTTATCAGCATCACCATTACTGGTTAATAAGCCTATTGGGGCGGCATTAGCAACGGCCTTAACCTACTTAATCAATGGGTTTCAACACATGGATGGTTTCCTAGACTTCGGTGAAGCCCTATTAACCGGCAGAAGGGGTGAGGACGCCGTGAGGATACTTAAGGATCCCCATAGGGGGTCCTTCGCGTTAACACTAGGCTTAATCAACGTTATCCTAGTTTACTCATCACTGCTTTCAATGGGTAAGAACGCCCTGGTTACCTTACCCATTACCGAAGCCTCAGCAGCCTACGTAATGTTCATTACGGCATACTTGGGCAAGCCAAGTGAGGGTGGGTTAGGGAGAGTATTCGTAATTGAGGCTAAGGGGAGGGGTGGGTTAGCATTATCCACCCTAGTGTACGCAGTCATTGTAGTTACCGTACCGTTACTTTACCATTGGTGCATATGGACCATATCCATAACTATTACTGTTAGTGCACTGGTAAGTGTACTAATGGCCCTGCTTACGGTTAGGCTAAGCCACTCCAGGTTGGGGTTCGTTAACGGCGATGTACTGGGCTTCTCCTTCGAGTTAAGTAAGGTAACCTTACTTGTAGCCTACTCCACGCTGGGTTACTTACTGAGCGTTAATCCTCTTAATAAGCTTCTTAAGCCCCCTTGGTGTCATTAA
- the htpX gene encoding zinc metalloprotease HtpX produces MDWELVKLRLSMAGVAIVIIGLGLAIALGVLALVTGSVAATAYTITGILVFIMFINIIQWLFGPYIINAMYHAREVSPDDPKYGWLVDIVNEAAEANGIKTPKVYIADAPFPNAFAYGSPIAGKRVAITAPLLKILNKDEIKAVLGHELGHLRHRDVEFLMFIGLIPALIYWLGYSLWFSGIWGSWWGGGGRNSDSPFIIMLIGLGLLAVSFVFNLFLLALNRMREAYADVNSAITIPGAARNLQRALAKIYLSVDPRVGKIIRRNAGSNLSHMLFFSPLPKDWKEIPESDVDELIEYWRNYKPSVIEELFSDHPHPAKRIRLLDKYAEGY; encoded by the coding sequence ATGGATTGGGAGTTAGTTAAACTTAGGTTGTCTATGGCTGGCGTAGCCATAGTTATAATAGGACTTGGCTTAGCAATAGCATTAGGTGTATTAGCCTTAGTCACCGGATCAGTTGCCGCCACAGCCTATACTATAACTGGCATACTGGTGTTCATAATGTTCATAAATATTATACAGTGGCTCTTCGGCCCATACATAATAAACGCCATGTACCACGCGAGGGAGGTTAGCCCAGATGACCCGAAGTACGGTTGGTTAGTTGACATTGTTAATGAGGCTGCTGAGGCTAATGGGATTAAGACGCCTAAGGTTTACATTGCCGATGCACCCTTCCCAAACGCCTTTGCGTATGGTAGCCCAATAGCCGGTAAGAGGGTTGCAATAACTGCACCATTACTTAAGATACTGAATAAGGATGAGATTAAGGCTGTCCTAGGCCATGAGTTAGGCCACCTTAGGCATAGGGATGTGGAGTTCCTAATGTTCATAGGCCTAATACCAGCATTAATATACTGGCTTGGCTATAGCCTATGGTTTAGTGGAATATGGGGGTCATGGTGGGGTGGTGGTGGACGCAACTCTGATTCACCATTCATAATAATGCTGATTGGCCTAGGCCTGTTAGCTGTAAGCTTCGTGTTTAACCTCTTCCTACTAGCCCTAAACAGAATGAGGGAGGCATATGCTGACGTTAACTCAGCGATAACGATACCCGGCGCAGCCAGGAACCTGCAGAGGGCTTTGGCTAAAATATACTTAAGCGTTGATCCAAGGGTTGGTAAGATTATTAGGCGTAATGCCGGCTCTAACTTAAGCCACATGCTCTTCTTCTCACCGTTACCGAAGGATTGGAAGGAGATACCTGAATCAGACGTTGATGAGTTAATAGAGTACTGGAGGAATTATAAGCCTTCAGTTATTGAGGAATTATTCTCAGATCACCCACACCCAGCTAAGAGGATTAGGTTACTTGATAAGTACGCTGAGGGCTACTAA
- a CDS encoding 30S ribosomal protein S19, whose protein sequence is MPTPIPQEEWKNFRYRGFTFDDLMKMPMNEFIKLLPARQRRTLRRGLRPCHRQLLEKIRRARAFAAKGKNIPVRTHCRDMIILPEMVGLTVYVYNGITYIPVPISPWHIGHYLGEFAITAKIVQHGEPGLKASKSTLHIAAK, encoded by the coding sequence ATGCCTACTCCAATCCCCCAGGAGGAGTGGAAGAATTTCAGGTATAGGGGGTTTACCTTTGATGATTTAATGAAGATGCCTATGAATGAATTCATTAAGCTTCTTCCAGCTAGGCAGAGGCGAACCCTTAGGAGGGGGTTGAGGCCATGCCATAGGCAGTTGCTTGAGAAGATTAGGAGGGCTAGGGCATTTGCAGCTAAGGGTAAGAACATACCCGTTAGGACTCATTGTAGAGACATGATTATATTACCTGAGATGGTTGGTTTAACGGTATACGTCTACAATGGCATAACCTACATTCCAGTACCCATATCCCCATGGCACATTGGGCACTACTTAGGTGAATTCGCTATAACCGCTAAGATAGTGCAGCATGGTGAACCAGGCTTGAAGGCCTCTAAGTCAACACTACACATAGCGGCTAAGTGA
- a CDS encoding 30S ribosomal protein S17, with protein MAQSSRLVVELQERPRPGEVIMLPNGERVRVRHIGVPWLLPPKAVCNDDKCPWHGHVKVRGTILEGKVVSVYMGQVVIQHEWLHYSPKYKRYMRKRKNIHAHLPPCIRVNVGDYVVIGETRPLAKFISFVVLGKRPDDVTSVNPEVMGVQQSQQQ; from the coding sequence ATGGCTCAATCCAGTAGACTCGTGGTTGAACTCCAGGAAAGACCCAGGCCGGGGGAGGTTATCATGTTACCTAATGGTGAGAGGGTTAGGGTTAGGCACATTGGGGTTCCGTGGCTCCTTCCACCTAAGGCAGTGTGCAATGATGATAAGTGCCCATGGCACGGCCACGTTAAGGTAAGGGGGACAATACTTGAGGGTAAAGTTGTAAGCGTCTACATGGGGCAGGTGGTTATTCAGCATGAGTGGCTCCATTATTCACCCAAGTATAAGAGGTACATGAGGAAGAGGAAGAACATTCACGCCCACCTACCACCATGCATAAGGGTTAACGTCGGCGACTACGTAGTAATAGGTGAAACGAGACCGCTCGCTAAGTTCATATCCTTCGTAGTGCTTGGCAAGAGACCGGACGATGTAACCTCAGTTAACCCTGAGGTAATGGGGGTTCAGCAGTCTCAACAACAGTAG
- a CDS encoding ribonuclease P protein subunit, producing MPLRVELVDCRNSNMNKLRGLVIGHTEGTISLLTETGRVLTIPVKSCRYYVWLNDCVVLMTPRGLKKLIKRINAQ from the coding sequence ATGCCCCTCAGGGTTGAGCTTGTTGACTGCAGGAACAGTAACATGAATAAGCTAAGGGGTTTAGTGATTGGGCACACTGAAGGCACAATTAGCCTCCTCACGGAGACTGGGAGAGTGTTGACTATACCGGTTAAGTCGTGTAGGTACTACGTTTGGTTAAACGACTGCGTAGTATTAATGACACCAAGGGGGCTTAAGAAGCTTATTAAGAGGATTAACGCTCAGTAA